From Deinococcus betulae, one genomic window encodes:
- a CDS encoding MFS transporter, whose protein sequence is MTAGFQAWRSRTFSALQHPNYRRYWFSQLLSLVGSWMQATAQQYLVLELSGGSSAALGWVTVAQFTPSLLLSLFAGAVIDRVPRRQVLLATQITLLLTATALAVTTHLGVVTLPLVMLIAFVGGVANAFDMPARQSMVVDFVPRSDVPNAVALNSLSFNVSRTLGQALFGVVAALGVSLLAGGNTDNVARLALPFYLNVASFFVVLYVIATLPFPEREQGVRGRMTDDIKEGLRYVRGTPAVRDVMLLVGALSLTIINFNVIIPYYARVVFNAREATFGALSAAFGIGAMAGALWQASRPNPLRNLRVGAAILLVSAALLALTPGPVLAFPVLAACGFGMLSLLVSANSTVQLTIPDALRGRVMSLYSFVLVGMGPPGALIASTLISREGLLGPRWGLLVLTGLGLLALLALWGRLPRRLTGTDAAQGRPAV, encoded by the coding sequence GTGACGGCTGGCTTTCAGGCCTGGCGCTCCCGGACCTTCAGTGCGCTGCAGCACCCGAACTATCGGCGCTACTGGTTTTCGCAGCTGCTGTCGCTGGTGGGGTCGTGGATGCAGGCCACCGCGCAGCAGTATCTGGTGCTGGAACTGTCGGGCGGGTCCAGCGCGGCGCTGGGCTGGGTGACGGTGGCGCAGTTTACCCCCAGCCTGCTGCTGTCGCTGTTCGCCGGAGCCGTGATTGACCGGGTGCCCCGGCGGCAGGTGCTGCTGGCCACACAGATCACCCTGCTGCTGACGGCCACGGCGCTGGCGGTCACCACGCACCTGGGCGTCGTGACCTTACCGCTGGTCATGCTGATTGCCTTCGTGGGCGGCGTGGCCAACGCCTTTGACATGCCGGCCCGCCAGAGCATGGTCGTGGACTTTGTGCCGCGCAGCGACGTGCCCAACGCGGTGGCGCTGAACAGCCTGTCGTTTAACGTGAGCCGCACCCTGGGCCAGGCGCTGTTTGGGGTGGTGGCGGCGCTGGGCGTCAGTCTGCTGGCTGGGGGCAACACCGACAATGTGGCCCGGCTGGCGCTGCCCTTTTACCTGAATGTGGCTTCGTTTTTCGTGGTGCTGTATGTCATTGCCACCCTGCCCTTTCCCGAGCGCGAACAGGGCGTGCGTGGCCGCATGACCGACGACATCAAAGAGGGACTGCGCTACGTACGCGGCACCCCCGCCGTGCGTGACGTGATGCTGCTGGTGGGGGCACTGAGCCTGACCATCATCAACTTTAATGTCATCATTCCCTATTACGCCCGTGTGGTGTTTAACGCGCGGGAAGCCACCTTCGGGGCGCTGTCCGCCGCCTTTGGGATCGGCGCGATGGCCGGGGCACTGTGGCAGGCCAGCCGGCCCAATCCCCTGCGCAACCTGCGGGTGGGGGCCGCCATCTTGCTGGTCAGCGCCGCACTTCTGGCCCTGACACCGGGGCCGGTGCTGGCCTTTCCAGTGCTGGCCGCCTGCGGCTTTGGCATGCTGAGCCTGCTGGTCAGCGCCAATAGCACTGTGCAGCTGACCATCCCCGACGCCCTGCGCGGGCGCGTCATGAGCCTGTATTCCTTTGTGCTGGTGGGCATGGGCCCGCCCGGCGCCCTGATCGCCAGCACCCTGATTAGCCGGGAAGGCCTCCTGGGACCGCGCTGGGGTCTCCTGGTGCTGACCGGGCTGGGGCTCCTTGCCCTGCTGGCGCTGTGGGGA